The Acidobacteriota bacterium genome contains a region encoding:
- a CDS encoding glycosyl hydrolase produces MGYDEAFYKAMRYRGIGPFRGGRSAAVTGVPGKPMLYYFGSTGGGVWRTQDGGSTWANISDGYFGGSIGAVAVSEWDHNVIYVGGGEKTVRGNVSPGTGMYKSVDAGKTWTAIGLEDSRHIPRIRIHPRNPDLVYAAVMGHLHGPNEQRGVYRSKDGGQNWERVLFANEHAGAVDLVMDPNNPRVLYASTWRILRTPYSLESGGQGSGLWKSTDGGDNWTEITRNEGLPEGTVGIIGVAVSPVDSNRVWAIIEADDGGVFRSEDAGETWSKINEERKLRQRAWYYTRIYAGTQDVDEVYVLNVRFWRSQDGGRTYDSISTPHGDHHDLWIAPEDPDRMVIGDDGGAQVSFNRGGDWSTYYNQPTAQFYRVTTDNAFPYRIYGAQQDNSTVRIRHRSEGGAIDEDDWEPTAGGESGHIAPHPDNPDIVYGGSYGGLLIRVNHETGERRNVNAWPDNPMGHGAADLEHRFQWNFPIFFSPHDSGILYTASQVLFKTTDEGQSWQAISPDLTRNDKSKQGPSGGPITKDNTSVEYYATIFAALESPHEAGVLWTGSDDGLVHVSRDGGQNWSNVTPPDLPEWTMINSMEPHPTDPGGLYLAGTRYKLDDFTPYLYKTGDYGQSWTRIDNGIPRDHFTRVVRADPGRPGLLYAGTEFGIYVSFDDGANWKSFQLNLPHVPITDLAIKNDDLIVATQGRSFWVMDDLTTLHQLDDAVVQSDMHLFTPRHSYKMGGRFSFGPPPTAGENAPSGVVVRFYLKDAPGDDEDQEGDDSDDEDSDMEEMSDDGSEANGGDDESDMDEDGPEVKLEFLESDGDVIQTYSSKAKERDQRLPDLQDGLNEFVWNTRYADAEDFQGLIMWAGSVRGPQAPPGQYQVRLTVDGQSQTRDFEILPDPRSSATPQDFQEQFDFLIEVRDKVSETHQAIKRIRQIRGQINGVTGRLDDGEEYKSIHDKAKSILKDIKAVEEALYQTKNKARQDPLNYPIRLNNKLAALSGVVSTGDYPPTDQAVAVKNQLVQAIDAELAKLKAVVDNDLPEFNNLVKQADVPAVVLKQ; encoded by the coding sequence ATGGGCTACGACGAAGCCTTCTACAAGGCCATGCGCTACCGGGGCATCGGCCCCTTCCGCGGCGGACGCTCGGCGGCGGTGACCGGAGTGCCGGGCAAGCCCATGCTCTATTACTTCGGGTCCACCGGCGGAGGCGTCTGGCGCACCCAGGACGGCGGCTCCACCTGGGCCAATATCTCTGACGGATACTTCGGCGGCTCCATCGGCGCCGTGGCCGTCAGCGAGTGGGACCACAACGTCATCTACGTGGGGGGCGGCGAAAAGACCGTGCGCGGAAACGTCTCGCCCGGAACCGGCATGTACAAGAGCGTCGACGCCGGCAAGACCTGGACCGCCATCGGACTGGAGGACTCCCGCCACATCCCCCGCATCCGCATCCATCCCCGCAATCCCGACCTGGTCTACGCCGCCGTGATGGGACATCTGCACGGCCCCAACGAACAGCGCGGCGTCTACCGCAGCAAGGACGGCGGCCAGAACTGGGAGCGCGTCCTCTTCGCCAATGAGCACGCCGGAGCCGTCGACCTGGTCATGGACCCCAACAACCCCCGCGTCCTCTACGCCTCCACCTGGCGCATCCTGCGCACGCCCTACAGCCTGGAAAGCGGCGGCCAAGGCTCAGGACTGTGGAAGAGCACCGACGGCGGAGACAACTGGACCGAGATCACCCGCAACGAGGGACTTCCCGAAGGCACCGTAGGCATTATCGGCGTGGCGGTTTCGCCCGTCGACTCCAACCGCGTCTGGGCCATCATCGAAGCCGATGACGGCGGCGTCTTCCGCTCCGAGGACGCCGGCGAAACCTGGAGCAAAATCAACGAGGAACGCAAGCTGCGCCAGCGGGCCTGGTATTACACCCGCATCTATGCCGGCACCCAGGACGTCGACGAGGTCTACGTCCTCAACGTGCGCTTCTGGCGCTCCCAGGACGGCGGACGCACCTACGACAGCATCTCAACCCCTCACGGCGACCACCACGACCTCTGGATCGCGCCCGAAGATCCCGACCGCATGGTGATCGGAGACGACGGCGGCGCTCAGGTCAGCTTCAACCGCGGAGGCGACTGGTCGACCTACTACAACCAGCCCACTGCCCAGTTCTACCGGGTCACCACCGACAACGCTTTCCCTTACCGCATCTACGGCGCCCAGCAGGACAATTCCACCGTCCGCATTCGCCACCGCAGCGAGGGCGGCGCCATCGACGAAGACGACTGGGAACCCACCGCCGGCGGCGAGAGCGGACACATCGCGCCTCATCCCGATAATCCCGACATCGTCTACGGCGGCTCCTACGGCGGACTGCTCATCCGCGTCAACCATGAAACCGGAGAGCGCCGCAACGTCAACGCCTGGCCCGACAATCCCATGGGACACGGGGCGGCCGATCTGGAGCACCGCTTCCAGTGGAACTTCCCCATCTTCTTTTCGCCCCACGATTCAGGCATCCTCTACACCGCCTCTCAGGTGCTCTTCAAGACCACCGACGAGGGGCAGTCCTGGCAGGCCATCTCGCCCGATCTGACCCGCAACGACAAGAGCAAGCAGGGACCCTCGGGCGGACCCATCACCAAGGACAACACCTCGGTCGAGTACTACGCCACCATCTTCGCCGCACTGGAATCGCCCCACGAGGCGGGCGTCCTCTGGACGGGGTCGGACGACGGACTCGTCCACGTCAGCCGCGACGGAGGCCAGAACTGGAGCAACGTCACTCCTCCCGACCTGCCCGAATGGACCATGATCAACTCCATGGAGCCCCACCCCACCGATCCCGGCGGACTCTACTTGGCCGGCACCCGCTACAAGCTCGACGACTTCACCCCCTACCTCTACAAGACCGGCGACTACGGGCAGAGCTGGACCCGCATCGACAACGGCATACCCCGCGACCACTTCACGCGCGTCGTACGGGCCGATCCGGGGCGTCCGGGATTGCTCTACGCCGGCACCGAGTTCGGCATCTACGTGTCTTTTGACGACGGGGCCAACTGGAAGTCCTTCCAACTCAATCTGCCCCATGTCCCCATCACCGACCTGGCCATCAAGAACGACGACTTGATCGTGGCCACTCAGGGACGCTCCTTCTGGGTCATGGACGACCTCACCACGCTGCACCAGCTCGACGATGCGGTGGTGCAATCCGACATGCATCTCTTCACGCCGCGCCACAGCTACAAGATGGGCGGACGCTTCTCTTTCGGGCCCCCGCCCACTGCGGGAGAGAACGCACCCTCAGGCGTAGTGGTGCGCTTCTATCTCAAAGACGCTCCCGGAGACGACGAAGACCAAGAAGGCGACGACTCGGACGATGAAGACTCAGACATGGAGGAGATGTCCGATGACGGCTCAGAGGCCAATGGCGGAGACGACGAGTCGGACATGGACGAGGACGGTCCCGAGGTCAAGCTGGAATTCCTGGAGTCGGACGGCGACGTCATCCAGACCTATTCCAGCAAGGCCAAGGAACGCGACCAACGGCTCCCCGACCTCCAGGACGGCCTCAACGAGTTCGTCTGGAACACCCGCTACGCCGATGCCGAGGACTTCCAGGGACTCATCATGTGGGCCGGCTCGGTGCGGGGTCCCCAGGCTCCTCCGGGGCAATACCAGGTGCGGCTGACGGTGGACGGCCAATCCCAGACGCGCGATTTCGAGATCCTGCCCGACCCCCGTTCCAGCGCTACGCCCCAGGACTTCCAGGAGCAGTTCGACTTTTTGATCGAGGTGCGCGACAAGGTCAGTGAAACCCACCAGGCCATCAAGCGCATCCGCCAGATCAGGGGACAGATCAACGGGGTCACGGGACGCCTCGATGACGGGGAGGAATACAAGTCCATCCACGACAAGGCCAAGAGCATCCTCAAGGACATAAAGGCCGTCGAGGAGGCCCTCTATCAAACCAAGAACAAGGCGCGTCAGGACCCCTTGAACTACCCCATCCGCCTCAATAACAAGCTGGCCGCTCTCTCAGGCGTGGTCTCCACGGGCGACTACCCGCCCACCGATCAGGCCGTGGCCGTCAAGAACCAGCTCGTCCAGGCCATCGACGCCGAGCTGGCCAAGCTCAAAGCGGTTGTCGACAACGACCTGCCCGAGTTCAACAACCTGGTCAAACAAGCCGACGTCCCCGCCGTCGTCCTCAAGCAGTAG
- a CDS encoding cupin domain-containing protein — MTEKYQSIDFKDKLSRFSKHWTPHTVARLNDYDFKLAKVKGEFVWHSHADTDEAFLVVKGSMRIEFRDGAVELKEGQMYVVPRGVEHKPVAEEECSILLIEPAGTVNTGDAGGELTAEEAWV, encoded by the coding sequence ATGACTGAAAAATACCAGTCCATCGATTTCAAAGACAAACTGTCGCGCTTTTCCAAGCACTGGACGCCCCACACAGTGGCCCGCCTCAACGACTACGACTTCAAGCTGGCCAAGGTGAAAGGGGAGTTCGTCTGGCACAGCCATGCCGACACCGACGAGGCCTTCCTGGTGGTCAAGGGATCGATGCGCATCGAATTCCGCGACGGGGCGGTGGAGCTGAAAGAAGGGCAGATGTATGTGGTGCCCAGGGGGGTCGAGCACAAGCCGGTGGCTGAGGAGGAGTGCTCGATTCTATTGATTGAGCCTGCGGGCACGGTCAACACCGGGGATGCCGGCGGTGAACTCACGGCTGAGGAGGCGTGGGTTTAA
- a CDS encoding tRNA (adenine-N1)-methyltransferase, protein MGERVKNVSEAGARAARPFEEGDLCLLIDPKQRRRIMRLDRRQHFHHVRTGRIDHTDIIGKAPGLRIKGPLMGEIVCLRPTFEEFIMRRLKRSTQIIYPKDLGPILLRGDIFPGGRVLESGIGSGSATSVLLRYLGDGELISYEQRPEFADNVAKTLREIEAAFGPFQARHQVEIRDVYEGIDEEGLDAVLLDVPEPHNAAAHAARALRPAGVLLCWLPTALQVYTLVRELQGSGQWAEITTEETLLRNWDVSEGSVRPAHRMVAHTGFLIRARRVEELRLDPREDASDD, encoded by the coding sequence ATGGGTGAGAGGGTGAAGAATGTGTCTGAGGCTGGGGCCAGGGCCGCGCGCCCGTTTGAGGAGGGCGATCTGTGCCTGTTGATCGATCCCAAGCAGCGCAGGCGCATCATGCGGCTGGACCGCAGGCAGCACTTCCACCACGTCCGCACCGGACGCATCGATCACACCGACATCATCGGAAAGGCGCCCGGGCTGCGCATCAAGGGTCCGCTGATGGGCGAGATCGTGTGCCTGCGTCCGACCTTCGAAGAGTTCATCATGCGCCGGCTCAAGCGCAGCACCCAGATCATCTATCCCAAAGACCTGGGGCCGATCTTGCTGCGGGGCGACATCTTCCCCGGCGGGCGGGTGCTGGAATCGGGCATCGGATCGGGCTCGGCCACCTCGGTGCTGCTGCGCTACCTGGGCGACGGCGAACTGATCAGCTACGAGCAACGGCCGGAGTTCGCCGACAACGTAGCCAAGACGCTGCGGGAAATCGAGGCGGCTTTCGGCCCTTTTCAGGCAAGGCACCAGGTGGAAATCAGAGACGTCTACGAAGGCATCGACGAAGAGGGCCTGGACGCCGTTTTGTTGGACGTCCCCGAGCCTCACAACGCTGCCGCCCACGCGGCTAGAGCGCTGCGGCCGGCCGGGGTGCTGCTGTGCTGGCTGCCCACCGCGCTGCAGGTCTACACGCTGGTGCGCGAGCTGCAGGGATCGGGGCAGTGGGCCGAGATCACGACTGAAGAAACTTTGCTGCGCAACTGGGACGTGAGCGAGGGTTCGGTGCGTCCGGCCCACCGCATGGTGGCGCACACGGGATTCCTCATTCGAGCCCGCCGGGTGGAAGAACTGCGCCTTGACCCCAGGGAGGATGCATCGGATGACTGA
- a CDS encoding ATP-binding protein, translating to MKCTKCGGRAVIDLKRHNSGFCKEHFVEYFEGQIHKAIKEFRMFTPQDRILVAVSGGKDSLVLWDALMRFGYRADGLYIDLGIDDYAPASTRKVEEFVSRRPETVLRRVTLSRDYGYTIPQAASQLRRAACSPCGMSKRYIFNREALEGGYDVVCTGHNLDDEAAVLFGNMIRWQVGYLGRQFPVLEERDGGLIKKVKPLIRLTERETAAYAVLNGIDYMVEECPKAVGARSHLYKDLLNQLESRSPGSKQQFLFGFYERGRPPFEEQRGVELTPCTECGQPTSREGRCAFCRMTEKLAAR from the coding sequence ATGAAGTGCACCAAGTGCGGCGGACGGGCCGTCATCGACCTCAAACGCCACAACAGCGGATTCTGCAAGGAACACTTCGTCGAGTACTTCGAGGGCCAGATCCACAAGGCCATCAAGGAATTCAGGATGTTCACGCCTCAAGACCGCATCCTGGTGGCGGTCTCAGGCGGCAAGGACTCGCTGGTGCTGTGGGACGCGCTGATGCGCTTCGGATACCGGGCCGACGGACTCTACATCGACCTGGGAATCGACGATTACGCCCCGGCTTCGACCCGCAAGGTGGAGGAGTTCGTGAGCCGGCGTCCGGAGACGGTCTTGCGGCGGGTGACGCTCAGCCGGGACTACGGCTACACCATTCCCCAGGCCGCCAGTCAGTTGCGGCGGGCCGCCTGTTCGCCCTGCGGCATGTCAAAACGCTACATCTTCAACCGCGAGGCCCTGGAAGGCGGGTATGACGTGGTTTGCACCGGACATAACCTGGACGATGAAGCGGCCGTGCTGTTCGGCAACATGATCCGCTGGCAGGTGGGTTATCTGGGGCGCCAGTTTCCGGTGCTGGAGGAGCGGGACGGCGGGCTGATCAAAAAGGTCAAGCCGCTGATACGGCTCACCGAAAGGGAGACGGCGGCTTATGCCGTCCTCAACGGCATCGACTATATGGTTGAGGAATGTCCCAAGGCGGTGGGGGCCCGCTCTCATCTCTATAAGGACCTGCTCAACCAGTTGGAATCGCGTTCGCCGGGGAGCAAGCAGCAGTTTCTCTTTGGTTTCTATGAACGCGGACGTCCGCCCTTTGAAGAGCAGCGGGGTGTGGAATTGACGCCCTGTACCGAGTGCGGGCAGCCTACCTCGCGGGAAGGGCGCTGTGCCTTTTGCCGGATGACGGAGAAGCTGGCGGCCCGGTGA
- a CDS encoding thiamine biosynthesis protein ThiS produces the protein MAERRPGIRVTMTIPEKREWEFRGRQSVGKILRQLELNPESVIVICGDTLLTPDEMVENGMEIEVRSAISGGRT, from the coding sequence ATGGCAGAGAGGCGACCGGGCATCCGGGTGACGATGACCATTCCTGAGAAGCGGGAGTGGGAGTTTCGGGGTCGGCAGTCGGTAGGGAAGATTCTGCGCCAGCTCGAATTGAATCCCGAAAGCGTGATCGTGATCTGCGGGGATACGCTGCTGACGCCCGATGAAATGGTCGAGAACGGCATGGAGATCGAAGTGCGCTCGGCCATTTCGGGAGGTCGGACATGA
- a CDS encoding DUF6516 family protein: protein MEAVLLLRRRVILSLDAFVELVIWQVPEPVAPLTHAFKYRLAYVVDNECVVRYDNERGKGDHKHLGEREEPYSFSTPNQLLADFAEDIRRWNREHGRS, encoded by the coding sequence ATGGAGGCCGTGCTGCTGCTCCGCCGCCGGGTGATCCTTTCGCTTGACGCCTTCGTCGAGTTAGTGATCTGGCAAGTTCCCGAGCCGGTGGCTCCGTTGACGCATGCCTTCAAGTACCGGTTGGCCTATGTGGTCGATAACGAGTGTGTTGTGCGTTACGACAACGAACGTGGCAAAGGCGACCACAAGCACTTAGGAGAGAGGGAAGAGCCTTACAGCTTCTCCACGCCGAATCAGCTTCTGGCGGATTTCGCGGAGGACATCAGGAGGTGGAATCGTGAACACGGTCGTTCTTGA
- a CDS encoding DNA-binding protein has protein sequence MNTVVLEVRSLEETLADAEHTMESKRAEGEARISFATPELLWQVLTAKRWEVLKTLCGVGPVSIRETARRVGRDVKAVHSDVTALLKAGVLNRTEDGQIEFPYDAVRVEFLLRAG, from the coding sequence GTGAACACGGTCGTTCTTGAAGTTCGCTCGCTTGAGGAAACCTTGGCCGACGCCGAGCACACCATGGAGAGCAAACGCGCCGAGGGGGAGGCGCGTATCAGTTTTGCCACGCCCGAACTTCTTTGGCAGGTACTGACAGCCAAGCGTTGGGAGGTCCTGAAGACTCTGTGCGGAGTCGGACCGGTTTCGATCAGGGAGACGGCCCGCCGCGTCGGACGCGACGTCAAGGCCGTGCACTCCGACGTCACGGCGCTCCTCAAGGCGGGAGTGCTGAATCGCACCGAGGACGGACAAATCGAATTCCCCTACGATGCCGTGAGGGTGGAGTTCCTGCTTCGGGCTGGATAG